The proteins below come from a single uncultured Carboxylicivirga sp. genomic window:
- a CDS encoding DUF5009 domain-containing protein produces the protein MTKSPRYLALDVLRGITIAGMILVNTPGSWSYVYPPLRHSEWNGCTPTDLVFPFFLFVMGVSMFFSFAKYGSELNKQSLYKIAKRTVLIFAIGLFMNSFPQWRHDFSELRIMGVLQRIAIVYGISAVLVLSFKYRTIQYIGGAILLAYWAILYFFGGTDPYSLEGNIVTNIDKWIFGEQHMYHGFGIAFDPEGLLSSLPAVVTTLIGYLVGRSIKTIEKVKLPLHLLIVGAVLTAAGWLWDFVWPINKPIWTGSYVVYTAGLGTIFLAVLIWIIDIKEYKKWTSFFVVFGMNPLFIYALSGIWVNLLYSFQFSDPVKVETMSGYQALYEKVFVPLADNMNGSLLFGLAHIIFFWFIGWILYKRKIFIKV, from the coding sequence ATGACAAAATCCCCGCGTTACTTAGCTCTCGATGTATTACGAGGCATTACCATTGCCGGTATGATATTAGTGAATACCCCCGGCAGTTGGTCGTATGTTTATCCTCCGCTGCGGCACTCGGAATGGAATGGCTGTACACCAACTGATCTGGTTTTTCCATTCTTCCTTTTTGTGATGGGTGTTTCTATGTTTTTCTCCTTTGCCAAGTACGGAAGCGAACTCAATAAGCAATCGTTGTATAAAATAGCAAAACGTACTGTACTCATCTTTGCCATTGGCTTATTTATGAATTCATTTCCTCAGTGGAGACACGACTTTTCGGAATTGCGCATTATGGGAGTCCTGCAACGTATTGCCATTGTTTATGGAATCAGTGCTGTGTTGGTTCTTTCGTTTAAATACCGAACCATACAGTATATAGGCGGAGCAATTCTGCTTGCTTACTGGGCTATCCTTTATTTCTTTGGAGGAACCGATCCATATAGTCTCGAAGGAAATATTGTGACCAATATCGACAAATGGATTTTTGGAGAACAGCATATGTATCATGGTTTCGGAATAGCTTTTGATCCTGAGGGTTTACTAAGTTCTTTACCGGCTGTGGTTACCACCTTAATTGGTTATCTGGTGGGCCGATCCATTAAAACCATCGAAAAAGTAAAATTACCACTTCATCTGCTGATTGTTGGAGCTGTATTAACCGCTGCAGGTTGGTTATGGGATTTTGTTTGGCCCATCAATAAACCCATCTGGACAGGTTCGTATGTGGTTTATACTGCCGGATTAGGTACCATCTTCTTAGCTGTTTTGATATGGATCATCGACATCAAGGAATATAAAAAATGGACTTCCTTTTTTGTGGTATTTGGTATGAATCCATTGTTTATTTATGCATTATCTGGCATTTGGGTGAATCTTTTGTATAGTTTCCAATTCTCCGATCCAGTTAAAGTGGAAACGATGAGTGGATATCAGGCCTTGTACGAAAAGGTATTTGTTCCACTGGCAGACAATATGAATGGTTCACTTTTATTTGGCTTGGCCCATATTATTTTCTTCTGGTTTATTGGCTGGATTCTTTATAAACGCAAGATATTTATTAAAGTGTAA
- a CDS encoding AmpG family muropeptide MFS transporter produces the protein MNKKSTSPWAWVPTLYFAEGIPYVVVMTLAVIMYKKLDISNTDIALYTSWLYLPWVIKPIWSPIVDILKSKRWWIVSMQLLIGAGLAGVAFTIPTTFFFQSTLAFFWLLAFSSATHDIAADGFYMYGLDDSQQAYFVGIRSTFYRIAMITGQGLLVYLAGQLEEMMLFGKDAPSIPLAWSLTFYVITALFLLLAVYHKLVLPHPTKDEDKEVKSLNEIMDDFGHTFVTFFAKKDIWLIMGMLLTYRLGESQLVKMASPFLLDKPEVGGLGLSTSDVGVVYGTIGVMFLTIGGILGGLVVSKKGLKYWLWPMVFAINLPNLVYVYLSYALPNSIVLISAAVAVEQFGYGFGFTAFMLYQIYVSEGEHKTAHFAFCTGFMALGMMIPGMISGWLQEMIGYQHFFIWVMICTIPAFVIIRFLKIDPSFGIKKDASR, from the coding sequence ATGAATAAAAAATCTACATCTCCCTGGGCCTGGGTGCCCACACTCTATTTTGCTGAAGGCATACCCTATGTGGTGGTAATGACTTTGGCGGTTATCATGTATAAGAAGCTCGACATCTCCAATACGGATATTGCCCTGTATACTTCGTGGTTGTATCTGCCTTGGGTAATTAAACCCATTTGGAGCCCGATAGTTGATATTTTGAAAAGTAAACGCTGGTGGATCGTTAGTATGCAACTACTGATAGGTGCTGGTCTGGCTGGTGTAGCTTTTACCATTCCCACTACTTTTTTCTTTCAGTCAACGCTGGCATTTTTCTGGTTGCTGGCCTTTAGCTCAGCTACCCACGATATTGCCGCTGATGGTTTTTATATGTATGGTTTGGATGATAGTCAGCAAGCCTATTTTGTTGGAATACGAAGCACTTTTTATCGAATAGCCATGATTACCGGACAAGGTTTACTGGTTTATCTGGCAGGTCAGTTAGAGGAGATGATGCTGTTTGGAAAGGATGCTCCCAGCATTCCACTGGCATGGTCGCTTACTTTTTATGTGATCACAGCTCTGTTTCTTTTGCTGGCTGTGTATCATAAACTGGTATTGCCTCATCCTACCAAAGATGAAGATAAGGAAGTGAAGAGCCTGAATGAGATCATGGATGATTTCGGACATACCTTCGTTACCTTCTTTGCAAAGAAAGACATCTGGTTGATAATGGGGATGCTTTTAACCTATCGATTGGGCGAATCGCAATTGGTAAAGATGGCTTCTCCTTTTTTGCTGGATAAACCAGAAGTTGGCGGCTTGGGATTAAGCACCAGCGATGTGGGTGTGGTATATGGAACCATCGGAGTAATGTTCCTGACTATTGGTGGAATATTAGGTGGATTGGTTGTATCGAAAAAAGGATTGAAATACTGGCTATGGCCCATGGTTTTTGCCATCAACCTGCCAAACCTGGTGTATGTGTATCTTTCGTATGCTTTACCCAATTCTATTGTGTTGATAAGTGCGGCTGTTGCTGTTGAGCAGTTTGGCTATGGTTTTGGTTTTACGGCCTTTATGTTGTATCAGATATATGTATCAGAAGGAGAGCATAAAACAGCTCATTTTGCCTTTTGTACCGGTTTTATGGCTTTGGGAATGATGATACCCGGCATGATCTCGGGTTGGCTGCAGGAGATGATCGGCTATCAACACTTCTTTATTTGGGTGATGATTTGCACTATACCTGCTTTTGTTATTATCCGGTTTTTAAAGATTGATCCGTCGTTTGGAATTAAAAAAGATGCTAGCCGTTAG
- a CDS encoding SpoIID/LytB domain-containing protein produces the protein MNNIPVINVGILFKPTVEFTLEGIYQTEKGEKLSGRWKVQIKGSDLILRNGEKEIEVSSVAVLNPMNEDCQFTLHNVTIGINFHWQRDEDQVFRGGLKLLIEDEKITAINILSVEDYLMSVISSEMSATSSLQLLKAHAVISRSWLLAQIEKNKALEQKVEKYSSTYQTETELIRWYDREDHANFDVCADDHCQRYQGITRANTPMVVQAVKETWGEVLTYEGAICDARFSKCCGGMVEVFENVWEPVNHPYLQKLVDNEFDPKGFSLDLKNESSAEKWMLGEPDAFCNTNDKEVLSQVLNDYDQETNDFYRWKVEYTQEEISQLVAKRTGIDFGTIQELIPVERGDSSRLIKLKIVGDKKTMIIGKELEIRKALSESHLYSSAFVVEKVEENNQVKFILKGAGWGHGVGLCQIGAAMMGAKGYDYNSILMHYFRGAGLEKRY, from the coding sequence ATGAATAATATACCCGTAATCAATGTGGGGATTCTGTTTAAACCTACAGTAGAATTTACTTTAGAAGGGATTTATCAAACCGAAAAAGGAGAAAAACTATCCGGAAGATGGAAAGTTCAAATAAAGGGATCTGATCTGATATTGAGAAATGGAGAAAAAGAAATTGAAGTATCGTCAGTTGCTGTTCTGAACCCGATGAATGAAGATTGTCAGTTTACACTCCATAATGTTACCATAGGTATTAATTTTCATTGGCAGCGCGATGAAGATCAGGTTTTCAGGGGTGGTTTAAAACTGCTGATTGAAGATGAAAAAATCACTGCAATCAATATTCTTTCGGTTGAGGATTATCTGATGAGTGTGATTTCATCGGAGATGAGTGCAACCTCGTCATTACAGCTATTGAAGGCTCATGCGGTTATTTCACGAAGCTGGCTGTTGGCACAGATCGAAAAGAATAAAGCTTTAGAACAAAAAGTGGAGAAATATAGCTCAACTTATCAAACCGAAACCGAATTAATCAGATGGTACGATCGGGAGGATCATGCCAATTTTGATGTGTGTGCCGACGATCATTGTCAACGTTATCAGGGAATAACCCGGGCCAATACACCAATGGTTGTGCAGGCAGTTAAAGAAACCTGGGGCGAAGTTTTGACATACGAAGGAGCTATTTGCGATGCCCGTTTCTCGAAGTGTTGCGGAGGTATGGTTGAGGTATTTGAGAATGTTTGGGAACCTGTTAATCATCCTTATCTGCAAAAGCTTGTTGATAATGAATTTGATCCGAAAGGTTTTAGTTTAGACTTGAAGAATGAATCATCAGCCGAAAAATGGATGCTGGGAGAACCCGATGCATTTTGTAATACCAATGATAAGGAGGTATTAAGTCAGGTGTTAAATGATTACGATCAGGAAACAAACGACTTTTATCGTTGGAAAGTTGAATATACTCAGGAAGAAATAAGCCAGCTGGTTGCTAAACGGACAGGTATTGATTTTGGTACTATACAGGAGTTAATACCTGTTGAGCGGGGTGATTCATCCCGACTAATAAAACTGAAAATTGTTGGCGATAAAAAGACCATGATTATCGGAAAGGAGCTGGAAATTCGTAAGGCATTATCTGAATCCCATCTCTATAGTTCAGCTTTTGTTGTTGAGAAAGTGGAAGAAAATAACCAAGTGAAATTTATTCTAAAAGGTGCAGGCTGGGGACATGGTGTTGGCCTTTGCCAGATTGGAGCTGCAATGATGGGAGCTAAAGGTTACGATTATAATAGTATCTTAATGCATTATTTCAGAGGAGCGGGGTTAGAGAAAAGGTATTGA
- a CDS encoding DUF4922 domain-containing protein codes for METSYKVNQLIKSQLINWEAAKKNYAGLDKVKTRSLTLSGGSEIKVQFNPERIRSSAAKVDAQSIEARPCFLCESNRPKEQEGVSFDDYTILINPFPIFRSHLTIPHNNHTPQLIQPYFQSMLELAYELPDFTLFYNGPNCGASAPDHFHFQAGNKDFMPIEADFRSGRYANLTGLVDEVAIYTWGNYNRGVITFMADDMEALVTLFNDLYVLLQKNQPDEVEPMMNVLTYFEEGELVVHIFPRILHRPDCYFKEGKEQILISPASVDMGGVFITPRLEDYEKLSSTDVEEILNQVCMSSSGCEQFAMLLIENHNNE; via the coding sequence ATGGAAACATCATATAAGGTAAATCAGCTGATTAAATCTCAGCTTATCAATTGGGAAGCGGCAAAGAAGAATTATGCCGGTTTGGATAAAGTGAAAACACGCAGCTTAACTTTATCGGGAGGCAGTGAGATTAAAGTGCAATTTAATCCTGAGCGTATTCGATCGTCGGCAGCAAAGGTTGATGCCCAATCAATTGAAGCGAGGCCTTGTTTCTTATGTGAAAGTAACCGACCCAAAGAGCAGGAGGGTGTTAGTTTTGATGATTATACCATCCTGATTAATCCGTTTCCTATTTTCCGGAGTCACTTAACCATTCCACACAATAATCATACTCCACAGTTGATTCAGCCTTATTTTCAATCGATGTTGGAATTAGCATATGAGTTGCCAGATTTTACTTTGTTTTATAACGGTCCTAACTGCGGAGCATCAGCACCCGATCATTTTCATTTTCAGGCGGGCAATAAGGATTTTATGCCGATCGAAGCTGATTTTAGATCCGGCAGATATGCAAATCTAACAGGGCTGGTTGATGAGGTGGCTATTTATACCTGGGGGAACTATAACCGGGGTGTAATAACTTTTATGGCTGATGATATGGAGGCTTTGGTTACTTTGTTTAATGACTTATATGTGTTGTTGCAAAAGAACCAACCGGATGAGGTGGAGCCAATGATGAATGTGCTAACTTATTTTGAAGAGGGGGAATTGGTTGTTCATATTTTTCCACGCATTCTGCACCGACCTGATTGTTATTTTAAAGAAGGAAAAGAACAGATTTTAATTAGTCCCGCTTCGGTTGATATGGGCGGAGTTTTTATCACTCCCCGCTTGGAAGATTACGAAAAGTTATCATCAACAGATGTGGAAGAAATATTAAATCAGGTTTGTATGAGTTCTTCCGGTTGTGAGCAATTCGCAATGTTGTTAATCGAAAATCATAATAATGAATAA